From one Triticum aestivum cultivar Chinese Spring chromosome 4B, IWGSC CS RefSeq v2.1, whole genome shotgun sequence genomic stretch:
- the LOC543242 gene encoding calmodulin-1, with protein sequence MADQLTDDQIAEFKEAFSLFDKDGDGCITTKELGTVMRSLGQNPTEAELQDMINEVDADGNGTIDFPEFLNLMARKMKDTDSEEELKEAFRVFDKDQNGFISAAELRHVMTNLGEKLTDEEVDEMIREADVDGDGQINYEEFVKVMMAK encoded by the exons ATGGCGGACCAACTCACCGACGACCAGATCGCCGAGTTCAAGGAAGCCTTCAGCCTATTCGATAAGGACGGCGACG GTTGCATCACAACCAAGGAGCTGGGAACAGTGATGCGTTCGCTGGGACAGAACCCAACGGAGGCAGAGCTCCAGGACATGATCAACGAGGTGGACGCGGACGGCAACGGCACCATCGACTTCCCGGAGTTCCTCAACCTGATGGCTCGCAAGATGAAGGACACGGACTCGGAGGAAGAGCTCAAGGAGGCCTTCCGGGTGTTCGACAAGGACCAGAACGGCTTCATCTCGGCCGCGGAGCTCCGCCACGTCATGACCAACCTTGGCGAGAAGCTAACAGACGAGGAGGTCGACGAGATGATCCGCGAGGCCGATGTCGATGGCGACGGCCAGATC